One Magnetospirillum sp. WYHS-4 genomic region harbors:
- a CDS encoding glycosyltransferase translates to MAKSIQDSRVIFILPAYNEEAAIRPVVRNLHELSTKMGWRHVILVCDDGSRDGTGEALAELQAEVPTLEVIPHKINRGLGETARDLFERAAEIADPDDAIIRMDCDETHGSHYTTRLLIELSHGYDVVIASRFAPGGGQKGLNAHRMLLTQCARYFMGFFFPIPGVRDYSCGYRAYRARIVQKAIAVYGNSFIQLKGLGFTGTLEKLVKLHLIGARIGEAPFTLRYDHRQTQSKMVSSVTTLGYMVMVILYYWPFGGWRWRKWG, encoded by the coding sequence ATGGCGAAATCGATCCAGGACTCTCGGGTGATCTTCATCCTGCCGGCCTACAACGAGGAGGCGGCGATACGGCCCGTGGTGCGGAACCTGCATGAATTGTCGACGAAGATGGGATGGCGGCACGTCATTCTCGTCTGCGACGATGGTTCGCGGGACGGCACCGGCGAGGCCCTTGCCGAGTTGCAGGCCGAGGTTCCGACATTGGAGGTCATCCCCCACAAGATCAATCGTGGCCTGGGGGAAACGGCGCGGGACCTGTTCGAGCGCGCCGCCGAAATCGCCGATCCCGACGATGCGATCATCCGCATGGATTGCGATGAAACCCATGGCTCGCACTACACGACGCGCCTGCTGATCGAACTGTCCCACGGCTACGATGTGGTCATCGCCTCGCGCTTCGCGCCGGGAGGCGGGCAGAAGGGCCTGAATGCCCATCGGATGCTGCTCACCCAATGTGCCCGCTATTTCATGGGCTTCTTCTTTCCGATCCCCGGCGTAAGGGATTACTCCTGCGGCTACCGGGCCTATCGCGCCCGGATCGTCCAGAAGGCCATCGCGGTTTACGGAAATTCCTTCATCCAGCTCAAGGGCCTGGGATTCACGGGGACTCTGGAGAAGCTGGTCAAGCTTCATCTGATCGGGGCACGTATCGGCGAAGCCCCTTTCACCCTGCGCTACGATCATCGCCAGACCCAAAGCAAGATGGTCAGTTCGGTCACCACCCTGGGCTACATGGTGATGGTGATCCTGTACTACTGG
- the wecB gene encoding UDP-N-acetylglucosamine 2-epimerase (non-hydrolyzing), which produces MPYQIVTVVGARPQLVKAAAVSAVLASEEDIRETLIHTGQHFSPEMSGRFLEELELPRPAVNLGIGGGTHGAMTAAMLAALESEFVAREPDLVLVYGDTNSTLAAALAASKLGIPIAHVEAGPRSYNDRHPEEINRRLTDHLGRLLLCPTELARLNLVREGLAERAVVVGDVMLDMVVKWRSRAVAPAMTGPFVLATLHRPGNVDDGQALRANLEALGTCPLPVLLPIHPRTEAALARLDWQPPTSLRIVAPLGYFEILGALQAAAFVVSDSGGLGKEAFFFGKRCLTLLPEPVWPELGEVGAVQVVSSPADLPRWWSWAQEDWTPGGQPFGDGKAAQRIVRILREFLAGA; this is translated from the coding sequence ATGCCTTACCAAATCGTCACGGTGGTCGGAGCCCGGCCGCAACTCGTGAAGGCCGCGGCGGTTTCGGCGGTCTTGGCCTCCGAGGAAGACATCCGGGAAACGCTCATCCACACCGGCCAGCATTTCTCGCCGGAAATGAGCGGCCGGTTCCTGGAAGAACTCGAACTGCCCCGGCCCGCCGTCAACCTCGGCATCGGCGGCGGAACCCACGGTGCCATGACGGCCGCGATGCTGGCGGCCCTGGAAAGCGAGTTCGTCGCCCGGGAGCCGGACCTGGTTCTTGTCTATGGCGATACCAACTCGACTCTGGCGGCGGCCCTCGCGGCATCCAAGCTGGGTATTCCGATCGCCCATGTGGAAGCGGGCCCGCGCAGCTACAACGACCGCCATCCCGAGGAAATCAACCGGCGCCTGACCGACCACCTGGGCCGACTTCTGCTCTGCCCGACCGAACTGGCCCGCCTCAACCTGGTGCGCGAAGGACTGGCGGAAAGGGCCGTGGTGGTCGGCGACGTCATGCTGGACATGGTCGTCAAATGGCGATCTCGGGCCGTCGCTCCCGCCATGACGGGGCCCTTCGTCCTGGCCACCTTGCACCGCCCGGGAAACGTGGACGACGGCCAGGCGCTCCGGGCCAACCTGGAGGCGCTGGGGACTTGCCCCCTGCCCGTTCTGCTGCCTATCCATCCCCGCACCGAGGCCGCGTTGGCCCGCCTCGACTGGCAGCCGCCGACATCCCTGCGGATCGTGGCACCGCTCGGCTATTTCGAGATCCTGGGCGCGCTCCAAGCCGCCGCCTTCGTAGTCAGCGATTCCGGAGGCCTCGGCAAGGAAGCCTTCTTCTTCGGCAAGCGGTGCCTGACCTTGCTGCCCGAGCCGGTGTGGCCGGAACTCGGGGAGGTCGGGGCCGTTCAGGTGGTTTCCTCCCCGGCCGATCTGCCTCGCTGGTGGTCTTGGGCGCAAGAAGACTGGACTCCCGGCGGTCAGCCGTTCGGCGACGGCAAGGCCGCCCAGCGGATCGTCCGTATCCTGCGGGAATTCCTGGCCGGAGCCTGA
- a CDS encoding GNAT family N-acetyltransferase: protein MKIVALNPDRIEAWDSFAAGHPGAHLAHRAAWFSLVRETFGYESHGLALVDPEGTLVGGLPMFDVPAGRKLTSAPFRDRGGLLLADGIDGTPLLREARALADRLGRDLQIRQGEPLPVPPDGMTEARHWLTSRLDLTPGPEALWRALDNNAQGPVKQARRQGVAVRIGESAADMEIFRSLFASTRRRLGVPVFPPAFFDALHRHFVAPGLGRLLLAEVDGRPVAGLLLLFERDTALDGYAASLPGTAKTRANDLLVWTAIETACSLGKAVFDFGADSPRQTSLLSFKRKWGAQVLPLSEYWSSPLRAADPLDNSSPVYRLVRGAVSRLPFPVYEWASRLVVARYG from the coding sequence GTGAAGATCGTCGCGCTGAACCCGGATCGTATCGAGGCCTGGGACTCCTTCGCCGCCGGGCATCCGGGGGCCCATCTGGCCCATCGGGCGGCATGGTTCTCGCTGGTTCGCGAGACCTTCGGGTACGAATCCCACGGGCTGGCGCTTGTCGACCCGGAAGGTACCCTCGTGGGGGGGCTGCCAATGTTCGACGTTCCCGCCGGGCGGAAGCTGACGTCGGCGCCGTTCCGCGACCGGGGCGGTCTTCTTCTCGCGGACGGGATCGACGGAACGCCCCTGCTGCGGGAGGCTCGGGCCTTGGCGGATCGGCTGGGCCGCGATCTGCAGATAAGGCAGGGCGAACCTCTTCCCGTCCCCCCCGACGGGATGACGGAGGCGCGGCACTGGCTGACGTCGCGCCTGGACCTGACGCCGGGTCCGGAGGCTCTCTGGCGCGCGTTGGACAACAATGCCCAAGGCCCCGTCAAACAGGCCCGTCGTCAAGGAGTGGCCGTCCGCATCGGCGAATCGGCCGCCGACATGGAGATATTCCGGTCTCTGTTCGCCTCCACCCGGCGCCGGCTGGGCGTACCGGTCTTTCCCCCGGCCTTCTTCGACGCCTTGCATCGGCACTTCGTGGCGCCGGGACTGGGGCGGCTCCTGCTGGCCGAGGTGGACGGCCGGCCCGTTGCCGGCCTCCTGCTCCTGTTCGAGCGGGACACCGCCCTGGACGGCTACGCCGCATCGCTGCCCGGAACCGCCAAGACACGGGCCAACGACCTGCTGGTCTGGACCGCCATCGAGACCGCCTGTTCGCTCGGCAAGGCGGTCTTCGATTTCGGGGCGGATTCCCCGCGCCAGACTTCCCTGCTGTCCTTCAAGCGCAAGTGGGGGGCACAAGTCCTTCCGCTCAGCGAGTACTGGTCGTCGCCTCTCCGCGCCGCCGATCCCCTGGACAATTCGAGTCCAGTCTATAGGCTGGTTCGCGGTGCGGTGAGCCGGTTGCCCTTTCCGGTCTACGAGTGGGCGAGCCGGTTGGTCGTGGCCCGATATGGCTGA